The following are from one region of the Erwinia billingiae Eb661 genome:
- a CDS encoding chalcone isomerase family protein: MRSLLLMMLVLSPLAQASDWQRWQPVGKATLTWGPFTVYDSQLFTPAGTFTPQQWPLALVITYRRDISHQDLTQATEEQWQAQNIGTLSQRQAWITALNRLWPDVTDGTRLAFQASQQGGQFYWQAPGIASPIKPLGQPFDPAFRDAFLAIWLSEKTTYPDIRRALTGGS; this comes from the coding sequence ATGAGATCGCTGTTGCTGATGATGCTGGTACTCTCGCCGCTGGCGCAGGCCTCCGACTGGCAGCGCTGGCAGCCGGTGGGGAAAGCTACGCTGACATGGGGACCGTTTACGGTTTACGATTCGCAGCTGTTTACACCGGCGGGCACGTTTACGCCGCAGCAGTGGCCGTTAGCGCTGGTGATCACCTACCGCCGCGACATCAGCCATCAGGATCTGACTCAGGCCACCGAAGAGCAGTGGCAGGCGCAAAACATTGGCACCCTTAGCCAGCGTCAGGCGTGGATCACCGCATTAAACCGACTGTGGCCCGACGTCACGGACGGCACCCGACTGGCTTTTCAGGCCAGCCAACAGGGTGGACAGTTTTACTGGCAGGCGCCGGGGATCGCTTCCCCAATCAAGCCGCTGGGGCAGCCTTTTGACCCGGCTTTCCGCGACGCCTTCCTGGCCATCTGGCTTTCAGAAAAAACCACCTATCCCGACATTCGTCGGGCACTCACCGGAGGTAGCTGA
- a CDS encoding DUF2878 domain-containing protein — MSTLRFWLLTLGFDLYWALAVGMRERAVYALVVIALLAWWASDAAIRLRVLAVALVGLAMDSLWLWLDLFHFADAHWVPLWMLSLWLAYACWWPLCLHRYALSGPLLAVLGAVVGPFTYYLGERLGGMELTASPLKVFGLMAIGWAIYLPLTRRLLQRSER; from the coding sequence ATGAGCACCCTGCGCTTCTGGCTGCTGACGCTCGGGTTTGACCTCTACTGGGCGCTGGCTGTCGGGATGCGCGAGCGCGCGGTTTACGCGTTAGTGGTCATTGCGCTGCTGGCCTGGTGGGCCAGCGATGCCGCCATCCGGCTGCGGGTGTTAGCGGTGGCGCTGGTGGGGTTAGCCATGGACAGTCTGTGGCTGTGGCTGGATCTGTTCCATTTCGCCGACGCACACTGGGTGCCGCTGTGGATGCTGTCGTTATGGCTGGCCTATGCCTGCTGGTGGCCGCTGTGCCTGCACCGCTACGCCTTAAGCGGACCGTTACTGGCGGTGCTGGGCGCCGTTGTTGGTCCGTTCACCTATTATCTCGGTGAACGACTGGGCGGCATGGAACTGACCGCGTCGCCATTAAAAGTCTTTGGCCTGATGGCCATCGGCTGGGCGATTTATCTGCCGCTTACCCGCAGGCTGCTGCAAAGGAGTGAGAGATGA
- a CDS encoding SAM-dependent methyltransferase has protein sequence MCIPELTLTRRGKAGKRLSTSRRLIFSLLQHLQGAGLRLHDPHLGTHFFGDSQAAIQAEVVVHHSSAYRRVLFGGSIAAAETYMDGDWDTPDLTAVILTLATNMPVLDKLESRLSWMSSPLNRMRHAFRRNSVKQAKRNIAAHYDLGNDFYTAFLDRAMLYSSACYKQPEMTLEQAQQEKMRRLCVKLGLGPNDHLLEIGTGWGAMAEFAAREYGCRVTTTTISQEQYDYSCQRIQAAGLSDRVTVLKEDYRNLTGQYDKLVSIEMIEAVGKNYIPLFFERCQQLVKPGGRMALQAITISEERFDSYARGVDFIQRYIFPGGFLPSVNLLQKTMNELTDFVSLDLFEMGLDYARTLQEWRHRFDHAWPQLEKGRFDEHFRRMWLFYLCYCEAGFRAKTIGTVQLTAERA, from the coding sequence ATGTGTATACCGGAACTGACCCTGACCCGTCGCGGTAAAGCGGGCAAACGTTTGTCCACCTCACGACGGCTGATTTTTTCTCTGTTGCAACATCTGCAAGGGGCGGGTCTGCGTCTGCACGATCCGCACCTCGGCACCCATTTCTTTGGCGACAGCCAGGCGGCGATCCAGGCTGAAGTGGTGGTTCATCACTCCAGCGCTTATCGTCGGGTGTTGTTCGGCGGCAGCATTGCCGCAGCGGAAACCTATATGGACGGTGACTGGGATACGCCAGATTTAACGGCGGTGATCCTGACGCTGGCCACCAATATGCCGGTGCTGGATAAGCTGGAGTCGCGGCTGAGCTGGATGTCGTCGCCGCTGAACAGGATGCGCCATGCGTTTCGCCGCAACAGCGTGAAACAGGCGAAGCGCAATATCGCCGCACATTATGACCTGGGCAACGATTTCTACACCGCGTTTCTCGACCGGGCGATGCTCTACTCGAGTGCCTGTTACAAGCAGCCGGAGATGACGCTGGAACAGGCGCAGCAGGAAAAAATGCGCCGTCTGTGCGTCAAGCTGGGGCTGGGCCCCAACGATCACCTGCTGGAAATCGGCACCGGTTGGGGCGCGATGGCCGAGTTCGCGGCACGCGAGTACGGCTGCCGGGTGACCACTACCACCATTTCCCAGGAGCAGTATGACTACAGCTGCCAGCGCATTCAGGCGGCGGGGCTGAGCGATCGGGTCACGGTGCTGAAAGAGGATTACCGCAACCTGACCGGTCAGTATGACAAGCTGGTGTCGATCGAAATGATTGAGGCGGTGGGCAAAAACTATATCCCGCTGTTTTTCGAACGCTGTCAGCAGCTGGTAAAACCCGGCGGCCGCATGGCCTTGCAGGCAATCACCATCAGCGAAGAACGTTTCGACAGCTATGCGCGGGGCGTTGATTTTATCCAGCGCTATATTTTCCCCGGCGGTTTTTTGCCGTCGGTCAATTTGCTGCAAAAGACCATGAACGAGCTGACGGATTTCGTCAGTCTGGATCTGTTTGAGATGGGGCTGGATTACGCGCGCACGTTGCAGGAGTGGCGTCACCGTTTCGATCACGCCTGGCCGCAGCTGGAAAAAGGCCGTTTTGACGAACACTTCCGCCGCATGTGGCTGTTCTATCTATGCTATTGCGAAGCAGGCTTCCGCGCGAAAACCATCGGCACCGTTCAGCTCACCGCGGAGCGGGCATGA
- a CDS encoding DUF1365 domain-containing protein gives MNSALYSGHVRHRRFTPVDHQFSYRIFMPLIDLDELPLLRSVGIRPGKFSWASFCQEDYLGGGDIKQRAQTRIAELTGEQLNGRVMLLTQLRYLGSAFNPVNFYYLYDDADSLRWMLAEVRNTPWNERHTYAVKPDGSETTQKAFHVSPFNPMDMVYHWRLSAPGKSLSVHIENHRAGREFDATLHLRHQPLTRKTLRHHLWRFPLITLRTGLAIYWQAWKLWRKGAPIYDHPKSEK, from the coding sequence ATGAACAGCGCCCTGTACAGCGGCCACGTGCGTCACCGGCGTTTCACCCCGGTGGATCATCAGTTCAGCTACCGCATTTTTATGCCGCTGATTGACCTTGATGAGCTGCCACTGCTGCGCAGCGTCGGCATCCGGCCCGGCAAGTTTTCCTGGGCCTCTTTTTGCCAGGAGGATTATCTTGGCGGCGGCGACATTAAGCAGCGGGCGCAAACGCGGATTGCCGAACTGACCGGCGAGCAGCTCAACGGCCGGGTGATGTTACTGACCCAGTTGCGCTATCTCGGCAGCGCGTTTAACCCGGTAAATTTTTACTACCTCTACGATGACGCCGACAGCCTGCGCTGGATGCTGGCCGAAGTGCGCAATACGCCGTGGAACGAACGCCATACCTATGCGGTGAAGCCAGACGGCAGCGAAACCACGCAGAAAGCGTTTCACGTTTCGCCGTTTAACCCGATGGATATGGTCTATCACTGGCGGCTTTCCGCGCCCGGCAAATCGTTGTCGGTGCACATTGAGAATCACCGGGCCGGTCGCGAATTTGATGCCACGCTGCACCTGCGTCATCAGCCGCTGACCCGCAAGACCTTGCGCCACCATCTGTGGCGGTTTCCGCTGATCACCCTGAGAACCGGACTGGCCATTTACTGGCAGGCCTGGAAGTTGTGGCGCAAAGGCGCGCCGATCTATGACCACCCCAAGTCGGAGAAATAG
- a CDS encoding NAD(P)/FAD-dependent oxidoreductase, translated as MRIAIVGSGISGLSCAWKLANKAEVHLYEAGDTLGGHTATVDVELAGKRWAIDTGFIVYNDRTYPRFLSLIAELGLESRPTEMSFSVRNNRSGLEYNGHTLSTLFAQRSNLLKPSFWRFLMEIVRFNKRGKAWLEHQSEQGTLDDFLQHEGFSQFFAQHYILPMGAAIWSTSLAEIRQMPLSLFLHFFNHHGLLDLSQRPQWYVVPGGSREYIRRLIALVGDKLTVHLATPVLKAVRHPQGVTLHSARGEESYDQVIFACHSDQTLNLLADATAEEREMLLGVPYSANEVILHTDTSLLPENRRAWASWNYRLDDTQAGDELLGASVTYNMNILQGIKSSETFCVSLNATQPIDPAKVLGRYSYHHPQFSLQSLITQTERLRLNGCNRSWFCGAWSYNGFHEDGIRSGLDVVAGMEQAGLL; from the coding sequence TTGAGAATTGCGATTGTAGGCAGTGGGATTTCCGGGCTCAGCTGTGCATGGAAGCTGGCAAACAAAGCAGAAGTGCATCTGTATGAGGCCGGCGACACGCTGGGCGGACATACCGCGACGGTTGACGTGGAACTGGCGGGCAAACGCTGGGCGATTGATACCGGTTTTATCGTTTACAACGATCGGACCTATCCGCGTTTTCTATCGCTGATCGCCGAGCTGGGGCTGGAAAGCAGGCCGACCGAAATGAGCTTCTCGGTGCGCAACAATCGCAGCGGCCTGGAGTACAACGGCCATACGCTGAGCACGCTGTTTGCTCAACGCAGCAACCTGTTAAAGCCGAGCTTCTGGCGTTTCCTGATGGAAATCGTGCGTTTCAATAAACGCGGCAAGGCCTGGCTGGAACATCAGTCGGAGCAGGGAACGCTGGATGATTTTTTGCAGCATGAGGGCTTCAGCCAGTTCTTCGCCCAGCACTACATTCTGCCCATGGGCGCGGCGATTTGGTCAACGTCACTGGCTGAGATCCGCCAGATGCCGCTGTCGCTGTTTCTGCACTTCTTTAACCATCACGGCCTGCTGGATTTGAGCCAGCGCCCGCAGTGGTATGTGGTGCCAGGCGGGTCCAGAGAATATATCCGCCGGCTGATCGCGCTGGTGGGCGACAAGCTCACCGTACATCTTGCCACACCGGTGCTGAAAGCGGTGCGTCATCCACAGGGTGTGACCCTGCACAGCGCGCGCGGTGAGGAGAGCTATGACCAGGTGATTTTCGCCTGCCACAGTGACCAGACGCTGAACCTGCTGGCCGATGCCACCGCAGAAGAACGCGAGATGCTGCTGGGCGTGCCTTACAGCGCCAACGAAGTGATCCTGCATACCGATACGTCGCTGCTGCCGGAAAACCGCCGCGCCTGGGCCAGCTGGAACTACCGGCTGGATGATACGCAGGCCGGCGACGAGCTGTTGGGCGCCAGCGTCACCTACAACATGAACATTTTGCAGGGCATCAAGTCATCCGAGACCTTTTGTGTCTCGCTGAATGCCACGCAACCGATCGATCCGGCCAAAGTGCTGGGTCGCTATAGCTACCATCATCCGCAGTTCAGTCTGCAAAGCCTGATCACCCAGACCGAACGGCTGCGGCTGAATGGCTGTAACCGCAGCTGGTTCTGCGGCGCATGGAGCTATAACGGCTTCCATGAAGACGGCATTCGCAGCGGGCTGGATGTGGTGGCCGGCATGGAACAGGCGGGATTGCTATGA
- a CDS encoding SDR family NAD(P)-dependent oxidoreductase produces MKRVLITGASSGIGYQLALDYAADGWHVTACGRNRAKLETLREHHSDIVLCVFDITDLNETRQALLGKSASLVILCAGTCEYLNHGVVEAEKVHRVMSTNFNGPVNCLDVLLPQLAPGSRVALVGSTASLVPMPRAEAYGASKAALAYFARSLAQDLKRQQIAISLVQPGFVDTPLTERNDFPMPMIINVNQASRCIREGLAKGKAEISFPRLLSFILRMTSRLPVSLQRLLTQQIAR; encoded by the coding sequence ATGAAACGGGTGTTAATTACCGGCGCAAGCTCCGGAATTGGTTACCAACTGGCGCTCGATTATGCCGCCGACGGCTGGCACGTTACCGCGTGCGGCAGAAATCGCGCCAAGCTGGAAACGCTGCGGGAACACCACAGCGACATCGTGCTGTGCGTGTTTGATATCACCGATCTGAATGAGACCCGCCAGGCGCTGCTGGGTAAAAGTGCCAGCCTGGTGATCCTCTGTGCCGGCACCTGTGAGTACCTTAATCACGGCGTGGTGGAAGCGGAGAAAGTCCATCGGGTGATGAGCACCAATTTCAACGGCCCGGTGAACTGTCTGGACGTGCTGCTGCCGCAGCTGGCCCCCGGCAGCCGGGTGGCGCTGGTCGGGTCGACCGCCAGCCTGGTGCCGATGCCTCGGGCCGAAGCCTATGGTGCCTCCAAAGCCGCGCTGGCCTACTTCGCCCGCAGCCTGGCCCAGGATCTGAAGCGTCAGCAAATCGCCATCAGCCTGGTGCAGCCCGGTTTTGTCGATACTCCCCTGACCGAGCGCAACGATTTTCCAATGCCGATGATCATCAACGTCAATCAGGCTTCGCGCTGCATTCGTGAAGGCCTGGCGAAAGGCAAAGCGGAAATCTCCTTCCCGCGCCTGCTCTCCTTTATTCTGCGCATGACCTCCCGTCTGCCGGTATCGCTACAGCGTCTGCTTACCCAACAGATAGCGAGGTAA
- a CDS encoding nuclear transport factor 2 family protein, producing the protein MTQQETLARLVAFYQTLEASKLNQLADIYHSDICLADPVGEHRGLPVVSDYFSSLLKNLRYCRFDVSQTHHFDNNALLIWRMFYAHPSLQGGAEQTLEGSSYIQFRDDKISFQRDYYDMGAMLYEKIPVLGSVIRQLKKRLQP; encoded by the coding sequence ATGACACAGCAGGAAACGCTGGCCAGACTAGTGGCGTTTTACCAGACGCTGGAGGCCAGCAAGCTCAACCAACTGGCCGACATTTACCACTCTGATATCTGCCTGGCAGACCCGGTCGGTGAACATCGCGGGCTGCCGGTGGTCTCGGACTACTTTTCTTCACTGCTGAAAAACCTGCGCTACTGCCGGTTTGACGTCTCGCAGACTCACCATTTTGACAATAACGCCCTGCTGATCTGGCGAATGTTCTATGCGCACCCATCCCTGCAAGGCGGCGCGGAGCAGACGCTGGAGGGCAGCAGCTACATCCAGTTCCGCGACGATAAGATCAGTTTTCAGCGCGATTACTACGACATGGGCGCCATGCTGTACGAAAAGATCCCCGTGCTGGGATCGGTAATCAGGCAGCTTAAAAAGAGGTTACAACCATGA
- a CDS encoding MerR family transcriptional regulator: protein MALYSIGDVAVRCGINPVTLRAWQRRYGLLKPQRTEGGHRQFDDEDILRIEEIKRWVQSGVPVGKVKALLEGENVNVHDGWVTLQEEMMAVLRHVRPAKLRAKIAATGRENPADVLIDHVFIPIRQRLGLDQNTARTMCSLLDGALIDYVAFCLTGSRKKPGKDALLMGWANEDRTRLWLEAWRLSQQGWRIDVLAEPLEMPRPELFPGQKIFVFTGKPLTRRQQEQLTHWHEQGFLITYINS, encoded by the coding sequence ATGGCATTGTACAGTATTGGTGACGTCGCAGTCCGCTGCGGTATCAATCCCGTCACGCTACGGGCATGGCAGCGTCGCTACGGCTTATTAAAACCCCAGCGGACCGAAGGCGGTCACCGCCAGTTTGATGACGAAGATATTCTTCGCATCGAAGAGATTAAACGCTGGGTGCAAAGTGGCGTCCCTGTCGGCAAGGTCAAGGCGCTGTTAGAAGGCGAAAACGTTAACGTCCATGATGGATGGGTCACACTGCAGGAAGAAATGATGGCGGTCCTCCGTCATGTCAGGCCGGCAAAACTTCGCGCTAAAATTGCGGCAACCGGTCGTGAAAATCCGGCAGATGTGTTGATTGACCACGTTTTCATCCCAATCAGACAGCGGCTGGGGCTGGATCAAAATACCGCCAGGACCATGTGCAGTTTGCTGGATGGTGCTTTAATTGATTATGTCGCCTTCTGTTTAACCGGTTCGCGTAAGAAACCTGGCAAGGACGCGTTGCTGATGGGTTGGGCCAATGAAGACCGCACCCGACTCTGGTTAGAAGCATGGCGGCTGTCGCAGCAGGGTTGGCGAATCGATGTGCTGGCTGAACCCCTTGAGATGCCGCGCCCTGAACTGTTTCCGGGCCAAAAAATCTTTGTGTTCACCGGTAAACCCCTCACCCGCCGACAGCAGGAACAGCTGACGCACTGGCACGAACAGGGGTTCTTAATCACCTATATCAACAGCTGA
- a CDS encoding helix-turn-helix domain-containing protein: MEPLANTDRRLAQRLADLRLEKGWSLETLAELTGISRASLSRIERGETSPTAALMNRLCIAYGLTMSRLLSEVEEQGPQLLRAGAQTVWQDRENGYHRRSVSPPATPFHAELVEGRLQSGALIEYDAPPVEGIEQHIWMLAGVLEFSMNDEQWRLEAGDCLRFHLFGRSSFHAPEAEGAHYALVVCRP, from the coding sequence ATGGAACCTCTTGCCAATACCGACCGACGTCTGGCCCAGCGGCTGGCGGATTTACGTCTGGAAAAAGGCTGGTCGCTGGAAACCCTGGCTGAGCTGACCGGCATCAGCCGGGCCTCTTTGTCGCGCATTGAGCGGGGCGAGACCAGCCCAACCGCCGCCCTGATGAACCGCCTGTGCATTGCCTACGGGCTGACTATGTCGCGTCTGCTGAGTGAGGTTGAAGAGCAGGGGCCGCAGCTTCTGCGCGCGGGCGCGCAGACCGTCTGGCAGGACCGCGAAAATGGCTATCACCGGCGCAGCGTTTCACCGCCGGCCACCCCTTTTCACGCTGAGCTGGTGGAAGGGCGTTTGCAGAGCGGGGCGCTGATTGAATATGACGCGCCGCCCGTAGAAGGCATTGAACAACATATCTGGATGCTCGCCGGCGTGCTGGAGTTCAGCATGAACGACGAGCAGTGGCGGCTGGAAGCCGGTGATTGCCTGCGCTTTCACCTGTTTGGCCGCTCCTCTTTCCACGCGCCGGAGGCCGAAGGTGCGCATTACGCGTTGGTGGTGTGTCGTCCATGA
- a CDS encoding GNAT family N-acetyltransferase produces the protein MNEIQYQLLSAEQAASEQDALYNVLHGCVAEGASIGFISLDPQPMLTFWQGVVTSLASGDKRLIVARQQGEIVATVIVVLGMMPNGQHRAEMAKLLVHPKARRQGIARELLHQAEKRAEQEGRTLLVLDTRSGDVAEQLYLAQGWQISGQIPHYALSTEGVFDATTVMFKRVG, from the coding sequence ATGAATGAAATTCAGTATCAGCTTCTCAGTGCAGAACAGGCAGCCAGTGAACAGGACGCGTTGTACAACGTTCTGCACGGCTGTGTGGCAGAAGGCGCCAGCATTGGTTTTATCTCGCTGGATCCGCAGCCCATGCTCACTTTCTGGCAGGGCGTGGTGACCAGCCTGGCCAGTGGCGATAAACGGTTAATCGTGGCCCGCCAGCAGGGCGAGATCGTGGCGACGGTGATAGTGGTGTTGGGCATGATGCCTAACGGCCAGCATCGCGCGGAAATGGCCAAGCTGCTGGTCCATCCCAAAGCCAGACGGCAGGGCATCGCCCGCGAATTACTGCATCAGGCGGAGAAACGGGCTGAGCAGGAGGGAAGAACCTTGCTGGTGCTGGATACCCGCAGCGGCGATGTGGCAGAGCAACTGTATCTGGCGCAGGGCTGGCAGATAAGCGGTCAGATCCCGCATTACGCGCTCTCCACCGAAGGGGTGTTTGATGCCACCACGGTGATGTTTAAGCGGGTGGGCTGA
- a CDS encoding LysR family transcriptional regulator: MESKVSNAGNMNYPRSDNSSITINNVDLKLLRVFKCVVEAGGLTSASHELNIGLAAISKQVSDLEIRLGMTLCSRGREGFELTEYGITVYQATLELFSSLNTFRDRLHNSRNELLGDLSITVVDNTISDPHSPVTKAVQRLHIAAPKVNIRLQTAHLDDIEKGLNEGRFNCAIAPVYDEKSDFDYYSAYSETSALYCSSEHALFSMADADITLELLKQQKIINHTYVTHRHGNKLFAFNESNIQAVQVEAVAMLILTGHFIGYLPTHYAARYVQENSIRAVGPDALQVHTPFCLIIKKGRKINQIIKLFMDSLGIA; encoded by the coding sequence ATGGAAAGTAAGGTTTCCAATGCGGGAAACATGAATTATCCGCGCAGCGATAATTCATCGATAACCATTAACAATGTCGACCTGAAGTTATTGCGTGTATTTAAATGTGTCGTGGAAGCCGGCGGGCTGACCTCTGCCAGTCATGAACTGAATATTGGTCTGGCGGCAATCAGTAAACAGGTGTCGGATTTGGAGATCCGTTTAGGGATGACTCTGTGCAGCCGTGGGCGGGAAGGCTTTGAGCTGACGGAGTACGGCATTACCGTTTATCAGGCCACGCTGGAGCTGTTTTCGTCGCTGAATACCTTCCGCGACAGGCTGCATAACAGCCGCAATGAACTGCTGGGCGACCTGAGTATTACCGTGGTCGATAACACCATTTCTGACCCGCATTCGCCGGTCACCAAAGCCGTGCAGCGACTGCATATTGCTGCACCAAAAGTAAACATCCGGCTGCAAACCGCGCATCTGGATGATATTGAAAAAGGATTAAATGAGGGCCGTTTTAATTGTGCTATTGCGCCGGTTTATGATGAGAAGAGTGACTTCGATTATTATTCTGCCTACAGCGAAACCTCGGCATTATATTGCAGCAGTGAGCATGCGTTATTTTCAATGGCGGATGCCGACATTACCCTTGAATTATTAAAACAACAAAAGATCATTAATCATACCTATGTCACACATCGCCACGGCAATAAGCTGTTTGCCTTTAATGAGAGCAACATTCAGGCGGTACAGGTTGAAGCGGTGGCGATGCTGATCCTCACCGGGCATTTTATTGGTTATTTACCGACGCATTACGCCGCGCGATATGTGCAGGAGAATAGCATCCGCGCCGTCGGCCCGGATGCGTTGCAGGTGCATACACCCTTCTGTCTGATAATAAAAAAAGGCCGCAAGATAAATCAGATTATTAAACTGTTTATGGATTCGCTGGGAATAGCCTGA
- the argH gene encoding argininosuccinate lyase, with product MSDSADRLWGARFKTPPAAALTALSRSPEYYFALAPYDLAGCRAHAHELQRAGLLTAEETGHMTAAIDQLDLDYRAGKVDPIAADEDVHTFIERVLTERLGALGGKLRAGRSRNDQTVNDLRLYLRDNVRNITTALLALQKALIFQADQHTHTLAPGFTHLQQAQPIVFAHQLLAHAQSFSRDIERIQDWDHRSAFSPLGAAAMAGSAIARRPELAAKELGYRAPCENSIDAVASRDYVAEFLFITSMIGVNLSRISEEICLWTSRQFRWVEISDSYATGSSIMPQKKNPDIAELTRGRSGRLIGNLTAMLATMKAMPLSYNRDLSEDKRSAIDSVDTLLLVLPAMAGMIETMKVNTGEMLAQAPDGFTLATEVADWLAMRGVPFKEAHEITGKLVQLCEFHQQGLSDLTDDQLAEVDVRLTPEVRSALTLEAAIHSRDGFGGTAPARVSEQISRLKARIQQQAEWVSVYQGPRL from the coding sequence ATGTCAGACAGTGCCGATCGTTTATGGGGTGCCCGTTTTAAAACGCCACCAGCCGCCGCCTTAACCGCGCTGTCGCGCAGCCCTGAATACTATTTTGCACTGGCACCTTATGACCTCGCCGGCTGCCGGGCGCATGCGCACGAACTTCAGCGCGCGGGCCTGCTTACCGCAGAAGAAACCGGGCACATGACCGCCGCTATCGACCAGCTCGACCTGGATTACCGGGCAGGAAAGGTCGATCCGATCGCGGCTGATGAAGATGTTCATACCTTTATCGAACGCGTCCTGACCGAGCGGCTTGGCGCGCTGGGCGGCAAGCTGCGCGCGGGCCGTTCTCGTAACGATCAGACCGTCAACGATCTGCGACTGTATCTGCGCGATAACGTCCGCAATATCACCACCGCATTGCTGGCGCTGCAGAAGGCATTGATTTTCCAGGCCGACCAGCACACTCATACCCTCGCGCCCGGTTTCACCCATCTTCAGCAGGCTCAGCCGATTGTGTTTGCTCATCAGCTGCTGGCCCATGCGCAGTCGTTCTCACGGGATATTGAACGCATTCAGGACTGGGATCACCGCAGCGCCTTCTCGCCACTCGGCGCAGCAGCGATGGCCGGTTCCGCCATTGCGCGTCGCCCGGAACTGGCGGCGAAAGAGCTGGGCTATCGCGCCCCGTGCGAGAACTCGATTGATGCCGTGGCCAGCCGCGACTACGTTGCCGAATTCCTGTTTATCACCAGCATGATTGGCGTCAACCTGTCGCGCATCAGCGAAGAGATTTGCCTGTGGACCTCCCGCCAGTTCCGCTGGGTAGAAATCAGCGACAGCTATGCCACCGGCAGCTCGATCATGCCGCAGAAAAAGAATCCGGATATTGCCGAGCTGACGCGCGGTCGCAGCGGCCGCCTGATCGGCAACCTGACGGCGATGCTGGCCACCATGAAGGCGATGCCGCTCTCCTACAACCGTGACCTGAGTGAAGACAAACGCAGCGCCATTGATTCGGTCGACACCCTGCTGTTAGTGCTGCCTGCAATGGCCGGCATGATTGAAACCATGAAGGTCAACACCGGGGAGATGCTGGCTCAGGCCCCGGATGGCTTCACCCTCGCTACCGAAGTGGCTGACTGGCTGGCGATGCGCGGCGTGCCGTTTAAGGAGGCGCATGAGATCACCGGCAAACTGGTTCAGCTGTGTGAATTCCATCAGCAGGGCCTGTCCGATCTGACCGACGACCAGCTGGCTGAGGTCGATGTCCGGCTGACGCCAGAAGTGCGCAGTGCGCTGACGCTGGAAGCGGCGATCCATTCCCGCGACGGCTTCGGCGGCACCGCACCGGCGCGCGTCAGCGAGCAGATTAGCCGCCTGAAAGCGCGTATCCAGCAGCAGGCCGAGTGGGTGAGCGTCTATCAGGGCCCTCGTCTGTAA
- a CDS encoding amino acid ABC transporter permease: MNSSQNVNETGRAADPAYDLKRYQMVPKRYYGRITATVVIILLLGSLVHAFSQGKIEWSYVGQFFTARAILDGVVNTLVMSILAMALGIFFGVVAAIMYMSPNPVLHYLSVGYAWVFRGTPLILQLLLWFNLALVFPVIAIPGVFSVETVNVMTPFVAALLGLSINQGAYTSEVVRAGLLSVDTGQYEAAKSIGMPRLQALQRIILPQAMRVILPPVGNEFISMIKTTSLASMIQYSELLYNTQNIYYANARVMELLFVAGIWYLIIVTVLSFGQSRLERYFSRGQRRRN; encoded by the coding sequence ATGAACAGTTCGCAAAACGTTAACGAGACGGGCAGGGCAGCCGACCCCGCTTACGATCTCAAGCGCTACCAGATGGTCCCCAAGCGCTATTACGGGCGCATCACCGCCACGGTGGTGATCATCCTGTTGCTCGGCTCGCTGGTGCACGCCTTTTCGCAGGGCAAAATCGAGTGGTCCTATGTCGGGCAGTTCTTTACCGCCCGCGCGATTCTGGACGGGGTGGTGAATACGCTGGTGATGTCGATCCTGGCGATGGCGCTGGGCATCTTCTTCGGCGTGGTGGCGGCGATTATGTATATGTCGCCCAACCCGGTGCTGCATTACCTCTCGGTCGGCTATGCCTGGGTCTTTCGCGGTACGCCGCTGATCCTCCAGCTGCTGCTGTGGTTCAACCTGGCGCTGGTGTTCCCGGTGATCGCCATTCCCGGCGTGTTCAGCGTCGAAACCGTCAACGTGATGACGCCGTTTGTCGCGGCGCTGCTGGGGCTGAGCATCAACCAGGGCGCGTACACCTCGGAAGTGGTGCGTGCCGGCCTGTTATCTGTTGATACCGGTCAGTATGAGGCGGCGAAGTCGATTGGCATGCCGCGTCTGCAGGCGCTGCAACGCATCATCCTGCCGCAGGCGATGCGGGTGATCCTGCCGCCGGTCGGCAACGAATTTATCAGCATGATCAAAACCACCAGCCTGGCGAGCATGATCCAGTACTCCGAACTGCTCTACAACACGCAGAACATCTACTACGCCAATGCGCGGGTGATGGAGCTGCTGTTCGTGGCGGGCATCTGGTATCTGATTATCGTTACCGTGCTGTCGTTCGGGCAGAGCCGCCTTGAGCGCTACTTCTCACGCGGCCAGCGCCGCCGCAACTAA